The proteins below are encoded in one region of Paramisgurnus dabryanus chromosome 2, PD_genome_1.1, whole genome shotgun sequence:
- the zfand6 gene encoding AN1-type zinc finger protein 6, which translates to MAQETNQTQVPLLCANGCGFYGNPRKNGMCSVCFKDSLQRQNDSGRSSDPVSSSVSSIGDSVSVQLTSQHERNSILSKQNFSTPTAATKTDEATTVSQVALTTQEVQHDGVSSTKLARNIQEKATTDKLVTAGSSVEDSTLRRKRKLDETYQPVETESASAADVSDQTSDVPEHSKPKKNRCFTCRKKLGLTGFGCRCGHLFCSVHRYTDIHSCSFDYKADAAEKIRKENPLVVGVKIQKI; encoded by the exons ATGGCTCAGGAGACCAACCAGACCCAAGTGCCTTTACTCTGTGCCAATGGTTGTGGGTTCTACGGGAACCCCCGGAAAAACGGCATGTGCTCGGTGTGCTTTAAAGACTCCTTACAGCGGCAAAATGACAGCGGAAGATCCAGCGACCCAG TGTCATCCAGCGTAAGCAGTATAGGAGATTCTGTGTCTGTCCAGTTGACGTCACAACATGAGCGGAACAG TATTCTCTCCAAGCAGAATTTCTCAACGCCCACGGCAGCTACAAAAACAGACGAGGCAACAACAGTTTCTCAAGTGGCTTTGACAACACAAGAAGTACAACATG ATGGCGTGTCGAGCACCAAATTAGCAAGAAACATTCAGGAGAAAGCCACCACAGACAAGCTGGTTACAGCAGGTAGCTCAGTGGAGGACAGCACGTTGAGAAGAAAGAGGAAGTTGGATGAAACTTATCAGCCAGTTGAAACGGAGTCTG CCTCAGCAGCAGACGTCTCAGATCAGACCTCAGATGTACCAGAACATTCCAAACCCAAGAAAAACCGCTGTTTCACCTGCCGCAAGAAATTGGGGCTCACTG GCTTTGGATGTCGATGCGGACACTTATTTTGCAGCGTTCACCGATACACCGACATTCACAGTTGTAGCTTTGACTATAAGGCTGATGCTGCTGAGAAAATAAGAAAAGAAAACCCCCTGGTCGTTGGGGTGAAAATCCAAAAAATTTAA